CAGGTTAACGGGttttaacctgtttagacacgaaatttaaacaggtcttatcgtgtcgacctgtttagacacgaaacctgttaaggtcaaacacgaaacctgttaacttcgtgtaggttcgtgtcgtgttatcgtgttcgtgtcaaaattgccagccctaccggatagtaggggtgcaaacgagccgagctactcgcgagctactcaagctcggctcgaaaaaaagttcgaacgagccgagcttaaacgagctcgagcctaaaaacaagctcatttagtaaacgagctcgagcccgagcttcgcttatcgagctcgagctggctcgcgagcctaaacgagctttctgtttatatattttttattagcatattaaacatatatttaaattaatattaattaccatttatatagtataataataataattataattaatataaattatttaataaatactAAACAAGTCGAGtccgagccaagctcgagcttgaaaaattaccttcgagccgagctcgagctttagaagtaaagctcgaatcgagctgagctcgagctcgagctttcatatgttaaacgagctcgagctcgagcctggtcgagctcgggctcgactcggctcgtttgcacccctaccgGATAGTGTGACAAGGGTTGAAGTCTGAGagcaaaacaagttttcaacatTTGACTTTTTAATGTATAACTTATACTGTTTTTAAAAGTTTTCAACTGTAACATCAATTATACAGTTTAGAAATAACCTTACATGCTATAATAACAAGTTAACAACTATCAAATTAACCAATTGAAATCACATTATCTTCAACGAATTTCACAATTCACAAACTCCACAATCCAATCTACTGTTGTTAATTTTGTCTTAATAGCAAACTAAAAGTCACATTTCAGAGGATTATGGTGTGAGAACTGCATCATCTCCTTAAAATTCAGGGTTTAATAGATAAAGATTTAGGGATTTGGGTTACCGTGAAAGGCGTAACCAGTGGGAGTGAGAGTGGCCGGTGAATATTGCTTCAAACAGAGAGGAAATTGAGATAAGAGTAACCAGTGGCATAAGTGACTGTCTGAGATTGCAGAGCTGCAAAATTGGAGGATAGAAAGTTACTTATTGGcttgttttttttaaaaataaaatattacaGGAATGGGTTAGGTAAACTGGTAAAGTGGTAAACTGTGTTGAAACGGAACCTgcttaaaataataaaattaaaaggTTATTGGGCCGCCCGCCTTTGACTGTTTGTTGTTGGATCGTACAAACTAAAATACATCCACGTTAACACTTAACTTCTTTATTTTAGTTATCTCGTGGAACTTGAATCTAAAACCTCTCCAAAGCTTTGTCTTTACCAACGGACCACAACCCCATTAGTGCGTTAACTTCTTTATTGATAAGAATGCGTCGAGGGGTGAGCATTTGGGCCAtaaatcaatgttttaaaaaccggtaaataccggccgcgTATACCGGTATTACTGTTTTCAGATGTAAATCCGGTCCAAAACACCCCGAAAGTAGGAGAAACGACATAGACTTTGTACCGCCGGTAAAAGCCGGAATACCGGTTTGAACCGTTATACCGGTACCGTCTCAGGTCTGTTTTTGGGTTAGGATTTTACTTTTTATCGTCTCATCTCTATGTTTACTCTTAGCTTTAACCTAACAACTTTTAACATTTTATCtccatcaatttttttttctcaaaaaagattttcgtttattaatataaccagaaaacttgttaagttacatcaaaatagaaggtagacgggcaacaagctgcgccgccaacCCTTTCTGAATTGCATCACTCCATCGTTCGTTCCAGATTTCCATTTTAATCCAATTTTGGATTATTTTTCGAGTtaatgttgtaatttatgaaattatacaattaactagtcaacccggttgaaccgcccgacacaaccggttaaaccattttTTGTTACGCCCTAACGCGTAATTGACGAATGTCGCAGCGGAAGTCCTTACCATAAAATTTCTTACATTATAAACCATGcttcttacttgaaagttcacttttTAGAATAACTCTTTTATATTAAATACAACAAAGTGacttaataataaaataattgatAGCTTATGTACAATAAATTACATCCTCAGACAGCCCCGTACAATCCCTCAACTGACTCGATCCTTGATCTatattccttgatgatcctccgtAACACGTATCgcctgcattcaccacatacattcagaACATTAGCATACAATGTATAAACATGATCATTCACATACGCTTCACTTCTCGTTCTTTATCAAATTTCAAGCATTCCGTCTGCGTATCCATTTCCAGGCGAGGCTTCAtaaatgtacctgcattacttatcattctcaaggtacaccaaTATTAACGTTAATCCTCAATGTGTCTAGATCATGCACATATATGTACTTACATACCCACATGCCTATACATCCACAAAcgtacatacactcatacatacccgtatacatacctacatacacaactacatacttacatatccttcctacaactagacatacgtacatacactcatacatatcaTTAAGCATAACTACATATCCTACCACATGCGTGCTCTTGGAGTTATAAATAAACATATGTATATACTTACCCACCTACTTACATAACTtctacatacatatataaatacataCGAACGCACAAACTTGCTTATCCACATATGTGCATCCCTATATGCTCATAAGAAGCTTACGAATCATCGGGATGCGTTACGGATCGCATAGAAATACGAAATTAAGCAAAACGGAGAAGTGGGCTGgacagcccgtcggcgacggggtggggacccgtcggcgacggcttcttAAAACATCCGTCGCCCAAACTTCCCCGTAGCCAGATAGATAGGCCGTCGACCAAGATCCAATTCCCAcatgccgtcggcgacggcccttctgggcgtcggcgacggctccTCGTTTATTCATTTTCCTGCTGTGTTGTTTCGTCGTTCGCATAAACTAAAATTCGCATAACTTTCAacccgtttacccgtttaacctcccgttcctttctacatgcttgtaaattcaccaTTTATCATAAGAACCTAAAACCcaacatccggattaaggaaattcttgtCTTACACGCTCTTGGCTTATTATTCACTcatgaattattcgacccgttatggGCATTTATACATTAAAAGGTCCGTAACATACATGaccctatacttcgctttcatactaAACCATGACATTACTTTAATCGAATAACTCACTTCTAGATGACTTTTGAGGTCGTTTACCCGAACTCCCcaccaagggcgtttttgtcaacttgcCCCATTATTAACAACAAAGCACTACCTGGcataagtaaccaatcctacCTCCTAATTACGATTCTTAATCACGCATACCTTGCTCGGATCCAAGctgagatccgtttaatacttcatcgatatcataccatttgttcctATTCGACTTCAGTTATCATACCTAGTTCAGTTGCATATAACTTTACATAAttaactaagaagtgattacgaaatcacttaccttgagcgaCCAAGTTCAAGCATAGGTTCCGTGTTTACTTTCGACCCGTTAGCCTCCGTGCTTGAGTTCGTAGATATGTTATTCATCCTTACATGTCAATACATTAATATCCTTGTTAGCATACAAGACCACACACATAACATCAATCACATTAATCCTATGCTCAACCTTTGACCTTTATTAGTCAATTTCTAACAAGCATAAAGCATATACTCAAAATCATATCTTTTCAAGCTTATATAATTTATCATGTCATTACACATTCATACATTGATCTAACTACGTTCCATATGACCTTTATAATCTTGTAATTGTCAACCATATTCAAGTTAACAATTTAACAAAACCTTAACATCCTTCTTTACTAATAAATCACTCTACCTTTAGTGCACATCCATATCAATTCATCATCAAACCTCTAGACCAACACATGACGTTTACCGCATCATTTAAGTACGAAGTTCAACTTCTAAGCATACCTTTTATCAAAGTTGTTTTATCAATTAAAAACACATATGTATTTCAAACAAAACGCATATTTCATGCTAACCTATCGTTTATCACTTCATTATTACATTCTATACTTTTTCCATCCATCATTACACATAATTCATCTAAATTcgtcacttaggcatttcatcatacacttggtgggCGTACCGTTaattaagcatagtgtacaagtatCATTTGCATAACATGACCAATCCATATCAatatcatcaagaacatcaaTATTCAATAGAATTTCACATAACTTCTCTTCTCATTCAGCTCTAACTAACAATTCATCATTATAAACAATTATCATACATTCCCTCATCCAATTTTAACACTTTACAACTCATATTCATTCTATTCTAAGTGGGTTTTCGTTCCCAACATTGATTTAATCGATTTCAAGCATTCATAATGTTCTAGATGATGATCTTAGTTCAATATCATGCTAATTTCATATAAACACATGGAATTTCTTGAAACCCTACATATTCAAGGTCATCAAACTATCAAATTCTGCTTACCTTAAGCTTTAATAGGCCTAGATGATCAAGAAATCATTGACATGCATGAGATTTGGTCACGATTGGGGCTTCAATTGGCTGGATTTTGTGGTTAGAAGGGTTTCCCCTTTCTTCTCTGGCTCTGGGcgtcgaacacacacacacacctgatgtgtgtgtgttttaattcTTATTTCATTTTATTCATCTAGCTTTCTTAAcctgtcacttttagtcccttaagtttAATGTGGTAATTGCTTAGTCACAAACTTTACTACTATTATCTAACTTGTATTGTGACCAAGTTAAATAACATATTTGTCACATTTTATCTCGTATTCCATGAAATCTCATTAGTGAGTTAAACGTTcgggttttggggcgttacaagtctaccccccttaaatgaggtttcgtccccgaaacctttctcattcaaaCTAGACCAATTATACTCTTACCCCTTTCAGGTGGTTCATTCACTATACTTACTACAACCTAAACGTATTCGGGACCTTGGCAAAGGTTTTATTCATGCATGAACGTATTTGTACACATCGTTCATATGCCCTCATATTAAGTAAATTACTTTCAAAATTATACTTATGTCAGACTCTTCTCCatagctcttattagtgtcttttacttCATAATACTAGCTCTTAACACGTAGCATTACTACGTTTCTTCCATCGAATTTATCCCATTTGTATACAATTATTAATTGTACAAACCTAAGTATGCGGCTTGTTTCTAACTCCCTATTAAAGCATATCACATTCATATATTTGCTAATTCGGAATAAATCGATTTACTATATACTACTCATTCATCATATGCCATCTTTCattttgttcaaatgaacatggccaacaagccgagcatcagaGTTAGCATTTCTTAACGATACTTCCCTTCTCATAATTTCTATCAAAATTTCCACAGTTACGAGTATCCAGGTTCACTACCACCAATTCACATAAAAGTATTATTCAATTTGTAACTTCCTATTTAACATTCACAAGTTAAACCATTTACTAACCTCGCTAATTTGGAACAAATCAACGTGTAACAACCCGAGTTGTCTTGCTCCTTCATGAATCCATAACTTAATAGGCCTGATCTTGTCCATCGGTATCATAAGCTTTCATTCATGGGCATTCTTTCGCCGTCCTAGGTAGTTTTATCGCATCGTGATTCCTGCCAATCTCATTATAAAATTAGGGGTTTACACATTCCATTCGATTTCATCCAGTTATGATGTTTATCACATCGccttatttatatattaatactTTCTCAATTCCTTCGTAAGGCATTAGTGTGCTAGACCTATTCATAACGGGTCAATACATGGCCATAACTCAATATATCATTCTTATTATTTGACACGTTCTTGACGGGTAGACACATAACCATTATTTCGTAATTCTATAACTCATTGGGTGTACTATTCTACACACTTCCTTTCTTCTAGCAGTCCCACTGTTGGAAATTAAATTATTTCTTAGCTTctgcagtttgacttttcaaggtcaaactgccacttatttcttattatatacatgtatatacatGCGTATCGGAGTACATGTTTGTACCCCTTTTTAATTCAGACATGCTTGCGATCCCATCGCCTCACCGTTTCGGTGTTTTCTTGCAAACACTTGCCCTTCCCGTTTTAAAAGTTAGTCATAATACTTATTTCGCTTATAATTCCAACATTTTAATTCCATTCACTTATATGCTTTTATTTCCTttacgcattcgattacccaattaaatgggtaatggcatatattctcataatgagattcaagcataccacttacgacccggtcacatcgggttaattgctttcaacataaatctttcgttctatccgtataacggattgaacttcatacatttgttattgcattcacgaccacccgttccaaacggatggtaccttatccttactcgacttgttcaatttgaaccggtcgacttgcataacttatcatagCATTCGCCATCATAACCAAATCCACAAGGGATTTGCAtcattcttatctttcattccttgaatccgtctcgcggattcaagcgtTACATTCGCATacttcattccttgaatccgtctcgcggattcaagcattgcatctACGCTTTTCatcccttgaatccgtctcgcggattcaagtaTTGCATTCATACCtttctttcatgtttcgaatccgtctcgcggattctaacatagcaTTTCATACTCTCATTTTTGAGAGTCTTACATTTCTCTtcaccctcacgtccacctactacTTAATTCTTTCGAACacacctgtaacaattatcacgggcTCACGAAAGTCAtgcgtttcttgtgtactggccaggtacacaatccacacactagtttcgtgtcttcgtgtaattgtcaccttatgtccgaagaattaggtTTCGGCACGTGTGACATTTCCAAAACTTCATTACCATTCTTATCATTATTTTTCACTTAAAATTTTCCTTTCATAGTTAGGTTTTACCATCACATGTACTTACATATATTAAACATATGTACTTGGGTCAATATGTCAAATTTACATACCTTGGCGTCGGTGCTAGACCGCATCCACAAATCATTCTTTTCAAGCAACCatgcttaccttacacataacatataGTTAGTTATCTTCCAATACATACTTAAGCACATACTTACCTTTGCTTCTATCTTTGGATCTTGGTCGAGTCTCGGATtgtacgagtttcttgtgataaGAGCACACAGGTTCGAGTTCAAGTACCTATCCTcttgtacttgattctctcaaaccagggctctgataccaacttgttacgccctaacGCGTAATTGACGAATGTCGCAGCGGAAGTCCTTACCATAAAATTTCTTACATTATAAACCATGcttcttacttgaaagttcacttttTAGAATAACTCTTTTATATTAAATACAACAAAGTGacttaataataaaataattgatAGCTTATGTACAATAAATTACATCCTCAGACAGCCCCGTACAATCCCTCAAGTGACTCGATCCTTGATCTatattccttgatgatcctccgtAACACGTATCACCTGCATTCGCCACATACATTCAGAACATTAGCATACAATGTATAAACATGATCATTCACATACGCTTCACTTCTCGTTCTTTATCAAATTTCAAGCATTCCGTCTGCGTATCCATTTCCAGGCGAGGCTTCAtaaatgtacctgcattacttatcattctcaaggtacaccaaTATTAACGTTAATCCTCAATGTGTCTAGATCATGCACATATATGTACTTACATACCCACATGCCTATACATCCACAAAcgtacatacactcatacatacccgtatacatacctacatacacaactacatacttacatatccttcctacaactagacatacgtacatacactcatacatatcaTTAAGCATAACTACATATCCTACCACATGCGTGCTCTTGGAGTTATAAATAAACATATGTATATACTTACCCACCTACTTACATAACTtctacatacatatataaatacataCGAACGCACAAACTTGCTTATCCACATATGTGCATCCCTATATGCTCATAAGAAGCTTACGAATCATCGGAATGCGTTACGGATCGCATAGAAATACGAAATTAAGCAAAACGGAGAAGTGGGCTGgacagcccgtcggcgacggggtggggacccgtcggcgacggcttcttAAAACATCCGTCGCCCAAACTTCCCCGTAGCCAGATAGATAGGCCGTCGGCCAAGATCCAATTCCCAcatgccgtcggcgacggcccttctgggcgtcggcgacggctccTCGTTTATTCATTTTCCTGCTGTGTTGTTTCGTCGTTCGCATAAACTAAAATTCGCATAACTTTCAacccgtttacccgtttaacctcccgttcctttctacatgcttgtaaattcaccaTTTATCATAAGAACCTAAAACCcaacatccggattaaggaaattcttgtCTTACACGCTCTTGGCTTATTATTCACTcatgaattattcgacccgttatggGCATTTATACATTAAAAGGTCCGTAACATACATGaccctatacttcgctttcatactaAACCATGACATTACTTTAATCGAATAACTCACTTCTAGATGACTTTTGAGGTCGTTTACCCGAACTCCCcaccaagggcgtttttgtcaacttgcCCCATTATTAACAACAAAGCACTACCTGGcataagtaaccaatcctacCTCCTAATTACGATTCTTAATCACGCATACCTTGCTCGGATCCAAGctgagatccgtttaatacttcatcgatatcataccatttgttcctATTCGACTTCAGTTATCATACCTAGTTCAGTTGCATATAACTTTACATAAttaactaagaagtgattacgaaatcacttaccttgagcgaCCAAGTTCAAGCATAGGTTCCGTGTTTACTTTCGACCCGTTAGCCTCCGTGCTTGAGTTCGTAGATATGTTATTCATCCTTACATGTCAATACATTAATATCCTTGTTAGCATACAAGACCACACACATAACATCAATCACATTAATCCTATGCTCAACCTTTGACCTTTATTAGTCAATTTCTAACAAGCATAAAGCATATACTCAAAATCATATCTTTTCAAGCTTATATAATTTATCATGTCATTACACATTCATACATTGATCTAACTACGTTCCATATGACCTTTATAATCTTGTAATTGTCAACCATATTCAAGTTAACAATTTAACAAAACCTTAACATCCTTCTTTACTAATAAATCACTCTACCTTTAGTGCACATCCATATCAATTCATCATCAAACCTCTAGACCAACACATGACGTTTACCGCATCATTTAAGTACGAAGTTCAACTTCTAAGCATACCTTTTATCAAAGTTGTTTTATCAATTAAAAACACATATGTATTTCAAACAAAACGCATATTTCATGCTAACCTATCGTTTATCACTTCATTATTACATTCTATACTTTTTCCATCCATCATTACACATAATTCATCTAAATTcgtcacttaggcatttcatcatacacttggtgggCGTACCGTTaattaagcatagtgtacaagtatCATTTGCATAACATGACCAATCCATATCAatatcatcaagaacatcaaTATTCAATAGAATTTCACATAACTTCTCTTCTCATTCAGCTCTAACTAACAATTCATCATTATAAACAATTATCATACATTCCCTCATCCAATTTTAACACTTTACAACTCATATTCATTCTATTCTAAGTGGGTTTTCGTTCCCAACATTGATTTAATCGATTTCAAGCTTTCATAATGTTCTAGATGATGATCTTAGTTCAATATCATGCTAATTTCATATAAACACATGGAATTTCTTGAAACCCTACATATTCAAGGTCATCAAACTATCAAATTCTGCTTACCTTAAGCTTTAATAGGCCTAGATGATCAAGAAATCATTGACATGCATGAGATTTGGTCACGATTGGGGCTTCAATTGGCTGGATTTTGTGGTTAGAAGGGTTTCCCCTTTCTTCTCTGGCTCTGGGcgtcgaacacacacacacacctgatgtgtgtgtgttttaattcTTATTTCATTTTATTCATCTAGCTTTCTTAAcctgtcacttttagtcccttaagtttAATGTGGTAATTGCTTAGTCACAAACTTTACTACTATTATCTAACTTGTATTGTGACCAAGTTAAATAACATATTTGTCACATTTTATCTCGTATTCCATGAAATCTCATTAGTGAGTTAAACGTTcgggttttggggcgttacatttTTGTGCCTAATCCGATATGATTaaaaaaccggattttaaaacattgccaTAAATTGTTGACTAGTTTACTTTCAGGTCGGCCCTTTTTTCTTTCGGTTTCATTCGATACATACCCAAGAACCAACCCGAACCCGAGAATGCATGAGAACCGAAATCCAATCCTTAAAACTAGAAACCAAAACCGGTTGTTCCATACCCGGGACTGGTTATTAAAATTCCCCTGTTTGGGAAAAAAATATACACATACCCGAGAACCGACCCAAACCCGAAAATGCATGAGAACCGAAATCCAATCCTTAAAACTAGAAACCAAAACCGGTTGTTCCATAACCGGAACTGGTTATTAAAATTCCCGGTTTGGGGAAAAAATGTACACCTATAATTGTAGATTTGTAGTCTGTAGACGACTAAACGGACTTTAAGTTCAAATAGCCCAATTCAGAACCACGGAGCCCACATGGGCCCAAAATCCAGGCGTGTTATCAGTTATCTGTTTATCACACCGATCGTTTTGATTCTTCGAGACAATTCTGTTGAATCTGTCACACCTTGAAGATGAAGGTGATTCACATACCTTGCTTGGAAGACAACTACTCATACCTGTATAGTCTTCCATTCTCATCATTTTCAACTTAAATTCGTTAATCGTTTTCGATTTAGGGTTAATCCACCAGTTAATTAATTATTATGTAGTGTGATTGATGAGAACACGAAGCAAGGAGCAGTAGTGGATCCAGTTGAGCCTGAGAAGGTTATCGGAGTTGCTAAAGAAAACGGCGTTGAACTTAAGCTTGTTCTCACTACTCATCACcactggtttgtttgtttgttcacCTTTTATTCAAATTCTTACTCGTAGCTGATAGTTTTTGAATTTGAATATTAATTTATGCAATTGATTGAGCTCAATTAGGTTAGGTCATAGGTTAATTATTGATGATATATGTGTTGAAAAAAATGTATTGAAACTTAGCTTTAGTGGTCGTCAACGGTTAGTTGCAAGTCAATGTTGGTTAGGAATTTGGGGAGTTGTATGGAGCATATGCATGAAAAGTTATAGAACATATTATGATTTGTTAGGCTTTGTTAGGAATTAGGATGAATCACACACGAATATGAGCACGAAACGTGAAAGCAATAAACGAATACAGAGATAAACGTGGTTCGGTCTAAACTGACATGCGTCCACAAGTGGTAACTAGGTTCATTTTTATCGAGGGGATAATCGAATTACAGGTGCATAGATTATATTTACAGAgaccatagttgttaaaagccatcacctcttgcgcctaggcctaTTTTCCAAGCTAGGCGAGGCAATTACGCTTTAAGTCAAGGAAACTGCGCTTTAGTTCTCTAGGTGATGGTTCAGGCGCATATTTCGGCGAGATTCAAAGATTCCGGagagtttccggccaaattctctaaTTTTTGGCAAGATTCCAgctagatttctacttttatctgtggaaaactacttttctacactaagaTTTTAcaacttttggtactaaatagtaaatagatgatattaaatgttatataatagcttttatttattttatttaaagaatagtattaatattaatattctaATACCTAAATTATTTTTAATTGTTTTCATTGTGGGCTCTTTTTTCCTCAGACCCTCGCTTTTTTTGCACCTTGTGCCTAGGCCCCAGGCAAGGCCTATGCGCCATGAGTGCGCCTAGTGCCTTTAATAACTATAACATAGACTAATTAGGGTTCATTTAGGGCCCACAAGGCCTACAAATGCAACATGATTATAAAGATCTACTCATGTTTGCTCCACAATTATAGTGACTTGTGAGGATAAAGGTGTTTGGTAATGCATTTAAGAACACACAATCTTCAATATTGGTGTTTGGGGAAACTGATTATCCTCAACTCTGCGTGATGATTATTCATTATTTAGGGCCGCCTTATGAGATTTGGATAGTTGGAGAAAACTGGTTGTTGAGATGAATGTAAAACTACCTTAATACCTCTTTCCTTACGAACGGATTCTTTGATCCTATAAGTGGGAATAGTCATTTTGAAAACACGCATGGAAACACCACTAAATGTTATTACGTTTGCGAACCGCTGGAGATTTGTCATTTATCAGAAATACGGATGTCGTTGGAACTAGCTAATAAAGTGGGGTCTCCAAAAACTGCCTTTGTCATTAAATTTGACTGATTGCTTTGTTAATCTGTATACTGTCTTTTTAATACTGAATTGGTGATAGGGATCATGCTGGAGGCAATGAGAAGATTAAAGAATTGGTGCCAGGGATTAAAGTTTACGGAGGTTCTATTGACAATGTGAAGGGGTGTACTAATAAGGTGGAAAATGGCGATAAGCTATCGCTTGGGGCTGATATTAATATACTCTCTCTCCACACACCATGGTATGCGTTCCAATGTCTGACATGCACACGGTTTGAAAAAAGTTTTCACTAATAACCTTTTAATTTCATGTTCTCTTTTTCAACAATCACAAATTAGCGCAATCTTGTTGACCAAGAGCAATAGCATTAACAATACGTTATAATGACAACATGCAACGAGATATATTTAGCTTgaattattttcaaaatgtgaagatTGCAATATAATGCCGTTTGTTGCTTTTCAGCCACACGAAAGGACACATAAGTTACTATCTGACTGGCAAAGAAGAAGATGACCCTGCTGTGTTCACAGGCGACACACTGGTGGGTTCATTTAATTATTTCATTCCATCAAAGGGCT
Above is a window of Helianthus annuus cultivar XRQ/B chromosome 14, HanXRQr2.0-SUNRISE, whole genome shotgun sequence DNA encoding:
- the LOC110904999 gene encoding hydroxyacylglutathione hydrolase cytoplasmic, which produces MKVIHIPCLEDNYSYLVIDENTKQGAVVDPVEPEKVIGVAKENGVELKLVLTTHHHWDHAGGNEKIKELVPGIKVYGGSIDNVKGCTNKVENGDKLSLGADINILSLHTPCHTKGHISYYLTGKEEDDPAVFTGDTLFVAGCGKFFEGTAEQMHESLCVTLASLPKQTKVYCGHEYTVKNLQFAQTVEPENAKISQKLSWAQQQRQSGLPTIPSTIGEELEFNPFMRADLPEVQEKVGCKSPVEALRKIRELKDNWRG